Sequence from the Egicoccus sp. AB-alg6-2 genome:
GGCGTCGTCGGTGGGCGCGGCCTGGCGATCCCGCTACGACCGCCTGCACCTGCACACCCCCCGCGTGCAGTCCGCACTGCCCGGCATGCGGATCCCACGCTCGGCCGGACGGTGGGTGTCACGTGACGACTTCGTCGCCTACCTCGAGGCGTATGCGGAGCGCCACCACATCCGCCCGTGGTTCGACGTCGAGGTGGAGCGTCTCGAGCGGGCCGGTGACCACTGGGAGGTGACCACGTCGGCGGGCACGTTCGAGGCCGAGGTGGTCGTGCTGGCCACGGGCTACAACGGCGCGCCGTTCGTCCCCTCGTGGCCGGGTCGCGAGACGTTCACCGGCACGCTCGTGCACGCCTCCACCTACCGGACCGGGGCGGCGTTCGCCGGGCGTGACGTGCTCGTCGTCGGTTCGGGCAACACCGGCGCGGAGATCGCCGTCGACCTCGTCGAACAGGGTGCGGGACGCGTCCTACTCGCCATCCGGTCGGCACCGCACGTGGTGCCCCGCACCGTGGCCGGCGTCCCGACCACCCTGCTCGGCATACCCAATCAGTTCGCCCCGCCGGCGCTCGCCGACCCCGTCAACCGTGCCCTGCAACGGCTCACCGTCGGCGACCTGACGCCTTACGGCCTGCCGTCGCCCGAGGACGGTCTCGTGACCCGGTTCCGGGCCAGCGACGTGGTCCCGATCATCGACGTCGGCCTCGTCGCGCAGCTCAGGGCCGGACGGATCGAGCCGGTCGCCGCGGTCGCAGGTTTCGAGCCCGACGCGGTGCTGCTGGAAAACGGCACCCGCGTCGAGGTCGACGCCGTCGTTGCGGCCACCGGCTATCGCACCGGACTCGCACCCCTGGTCGGCCACCTCGGCATCCTCGACACACGCGGGCGGCCGACGTTCCGTTCGGGGACCACCCATCCAGCCGCGCCGGACCTGCACTTGGTCGGCTTGCGGAACCCGCTCATCGGGCTCCTCAACGCCATTCGCCGCGACGCCGAACGCGTCGCACGCGCCGTCGCGGACTCACGGCACGAGGGACGTCCCGGCCGCACGCACCGTCGATGGGGGAGCAGGCGTCAGTCGGCCGAGCCCTGAGCGACGAGGGGTCGCACCATCCGGACCTCGTCGAACGTTGCGCCAGCCACCTCCTCACGCTGCGTCGCGCCGTCCAGCACCCAACCGTGGTGGGCGTAGAACCCGATCGAGCGCTCGTTCCCCGCCGCCAGCCACAGCATGGCGCCGGCGTGTCCGTCGACCGCGAGCAGCTCGTGGACACGGCGCAGCAGGGCGCCGCCGTGACCCCGGTCCCAGCGCGGGGGTCGGCGTAGAGCACGTAGAGCTGGCCCGTCAGGTCGTTGCTCGGCGCGATGGCGGGTCCGCACACGGCGACCGCGCGCGGCGGTCCGTCGACGCCGTCGGTCGAGACGAGTTGATGGACCCCCTCGCGGCCCGGCCCGCTGAGCTGATCGGTCCATCGCGGGAGCCACGCGTCCTCGGCGAGGCCGTCGAGGAAGGCGTCCGGCACGATGTCGCGGTAGGCCGCCCGCCACGAGCGCACCTGCAGCGCCGCGATGGCCGCAGCGTCGCCTGCCGCGGCCGGGCGTACGACCGGACGGTCGCGGTCCATGGGCCGGTCTCCGATGTCGGAGATCGACACTGCCCCCGAGCCGACCGGGAGGCAACTACCTCCGCACCGACGGTGGGCCCGGGCCAGTGCCGGGATGTGTGCGGATCAGGACGGAGAATTGCGTCCCAGGACGCACGGATCGGCGCGGGCGGGTGCCCGCGGCCGGTACGCCCGGCACTACGCTCGAAGGTGGTCGAGGGACCGACTTCTGTGCCGCCTGGCCCCCGGACCGCCCCGTTCGCCATGGAGGTGTCGTGGATCTGCGTGACCGGAAGCGGGACGTGGTGCGTCGAGCGATCCTCGAGTCCGCGTACTCGCTGTTCGTCGAGCACGGGTTCGACGACACCACCGTGGAGATGGTCGCGGCGCGCGCCGGCGTCTCGGGGCGGACGGTGTACCGCTACTTCGAGTCGAAGGAGGCGATCGTCTTCGAGGAGCTCGCCGGCGAGATCGACGAGCTCGCAGCGGCCGTGCGACTGCACTGCTCGGACCGCGTGCAGATGTCGCAGCTGGTGACCG
This genomic interval carries:
- a CDS encoding flavin-containing monooxygenase: MTGSAHHEVVVVGAGPAGLATAACLARRGIGGVVVDKASSVGAAWRSRYDRLHLHTPRVQSALPGMRIPRSAGRWVSRDDFVAYLEAYAERHHIRPWFDVEVERLERAGDHWEVTTSAGTFEAEVVVLATGYNGAPFVPSWPGRETFTGTLVHASTYRTGAAFAGRDVLVVGSGNTGAEIAVDLVEQGAGRVLLAIRSAPHVVPRTVAGVPTTLLGIPNQFAPPALADPVNRALQRLTVGDLTPYGLPSPEDGLVTRFRASDVVPIIDVGLVAQLRAGRIEPVAAVAGFEPDAVLLENGTRVEVDAVVAATGYRTGLAPLVGHLGILDTRGRPTFRSGTTHPAAPDLHLVGLRNPLIGLLNAIRRDAERVARAVADSRHEGRPGRTHRRWGSRRQSAEP
- a CDS encoding N-acetyltransferase family protein — translated: MRTRHRAEQRPDGPALRALRRPPRWDRGHGGALLRRVHELLAVDGHAGAMLWLAAGNERSIGFYAHHGWVLDGATQREEVAGATFDEVRMVRPLVAQGSAD